One Ictalurus punctatus breed USDA103 chromosome 10, Coco_2.0, whole genome shotgun sequence genomic region harbors:
- the rhcga gene encoding rh family, C glycoprotein a isoform X2, which translates to MGNCCQSWWNSPKNTDIRISLPAVCFVWQTAMIILFGVFVRYNEESDAHWSEFMKEKNISSNIENDFYYRYPSFQDVHVMIFVGFGFLMTFLKRYSFGGVGFNFLIAAFGLQWALLMQGWFHSLDPTDGKIKIGVENIINADFCVAGCLIAYGACLGKVSPVQLMVLTLFGITLFAVEEYIILYLLNAKDAGGSMVIHTFGAYYGLTISWVLYRPTLNQNKRLQGSTYHSDVFAMIGTLFLWMYWPSFNSAIAHHGDGQHRAAINTYLALASSVLSTFAISSLSAKKGKLDMVHIQNATLAGGVAMGTAAEFMITPYGSLIVGFLCGLISTFGYLVLTPFLEKTLKIQDTCGVHNLHAMPGVLGAIVGAITAASASESVYSHEGLISTFGFTGKFATRSPQTQGGYQAAALFVALAFALVGGAIVGFILKLPIWGDPADDNCFDDEVYWELPEDEEHISPILEYNNHFANKQSDTCQSPASP; encoded by the exons ATGGGAAACTGTTGCCAGAGTTGGTGGAACTCTCCGAAAAACACTGATATCCGGATCAGCCTGCCGGCTGTTTGCTTTGTTTGGCAAACTGCCATGATCATCCTGTTTGGGGTCTTTGTGCGTTACAATGAAGAGTCTGATGCTCACTGGTCTGAATTTATGAAAGAGAAGAATATTTCAAGTAATATTGAAAATGATTTCTACTACAGATATCCAA GTTTCCAAGATGTTCATGTCATGATCTTTGTGGGTTTTGGCTTCCTCATGACTTTTTTGAAGCGCTACAGCTTTGGTGGAGTGGGCTTCAACTTCCTTATTGCTGCTTTTGGGCTTCAGTGGGCCCTGCTGATGCAAGGCTGGTTCCACTCACTGGACCCAACAGATGGCAAGATTAAGATTGGAGTAGAAAA TATCATCAATGCTGACTTCTGTGTGGCGGGGTGCCTAATCGCGTATGGAGCTTGTCTGGGAAAAGTCAGTCCTGTACAGCTGATGGTGTTAACTCTGTTTGGAATCACCTTATTTGCAGTAGAAGAGTACATCATCCTCTATCTTTTGAAT GCCAAAGATGCTGGTGGCTCCATGGTCATCCACACATTTGGAGCATATTATGGTCTGACAATATCGTGGGTGCTCTATCGACCAACTTTAAACCAGAACAAACGTCTGCAAGGATCCACTTACCACTCTGATGTCTTTGCTATGATTG GCACTCTCTTCCTCTGGATGTACTGGCCCAGTTTCAACTCTGCCATTGCACATCATGGAGATGGGCAACACCGAGCTGCCATCAACACGTACCTGGCCTTGGCATCCAGCGTCCTCTCTACCTTCGCCATATCTAGTCTTTCTGCCAAGAAGGGCAAATTAGACATG GTTCATATCCAGAATGCCACCCTGGCTGGAGGTGTTGCAATGGGAACTGCAGCTGAATTTATGATCACACCATATGGCTCACTTATTGTTGGCTTCCTCTGTGGGCTCATCTCTACTTTTGGCTACCTAGTGTTAACT CCATTCCTCGAGAAAACCTTGAAGATCCAGGACACTTGTGGGGTCCATAATTTACATGCCATGCCAGGAGTCCTTGGAGCAATTGTAGGTGCCATTACAGCTGCCAGTGCCAGCGAGTCTGTCTATTCACATGAAGG ATTGATCAGCACATTTGGATTCACGGGTAAATTTGCAACAAGGTCGCCACAAACACAGGGAGGCTATCAGGCTGCTGCTCTTTTTGTGGCTCTTGCCTTTGCACTAGTTGGCGGAGCAATAGTGG GTTTTATCCTGAAACTGCCTATATGGGGAGACCCAGCTGATGATAACTGCTTTGATGATGAAGTGTATTGGGAG CTACCTGAAGATGAAGAACATATCTCGCCAATCCTGGAATACAACAACCACTTTGCTAACAAACAATCTGATACAT GTCAGAGTCCAGCTTCTCCGTAG
- the rhcga gene encoding rh family, C glycoprotein a isoform X1, protein MGNCCQSWWNSPKNTDIRISLPAVCFVWQTAMIILFGVFVRYNEESDAHWSEFMKEKNISSNIENDFYYRYPSFQDVHVMIFVGFGFLMTFLKRYSFGGVGFNFLIAAFGLQWALLMQGWFHSLDPTDGKIKIGVENIINADFCVAGCLIAYGACLGKVSPVQLMVLTLFGITLFAVEEYIILYLLNAKDAGGSMVIHTFGAYYGLTISWVLYRPTLNQNKRLQGSTYHSDVFAMIGTLFLWMYWPSFNSAIAHHGDGQHRAAINTYLALASSVLSTFAISSLSAKKGKLDMVHIQNATLAGGVAMGTAAEFMITPYGSLIVGFLCGLISTFGYLVLTPFLEKTLKIQDTCGVHNLHAMPGVLGAIVGAITAASASESVYSHEGLISTFGFTGKFATRSPQTQGGYQAAALFVALAFALVGGAIVGFILKLPIWGDPADDNCFDDEVYWELPEDEEHISPILEYNNHFANKQSDTCMSESSFSVEQS, encoded by the exons ATGGGAAACTGTTGCCAGAGTTGGTGGAACTCTCCGAAAAACACTGATATCCGGATCAGCCTGCCGGCTGTTTGCTTTGTTTGGCAAACTGCCATGATCATCCTGTTTGGGGTCTTTGTGCGTTACAATGAAGAGTCTGATGCTCACTGGTCTGAATTTATGAAAGAGAAGAATATTTCAAGTAATATTGAAAATGATTTCTACTACAGATATCCAA GTTTCCAAGATGTTCATGTCATGATCTTTGTGGGTTTTGGCTTCCTCATGACTTTTTTGAAGCGCTACAGCTTTGGTGGAGTGGGCTTCAACTTCCTTATTGCTGCTTTTGGGCTTCAGTGGGCCCTGCTGATGCAAGGCTGGTTCCACTCACTGGACCCAACAGATGGCAAGATTAAGATTGGAGTAGAAAA TATCATCAATGCTGACTTCTGTGTGGCGGGGTGCCTAATCGCGTATGGAGCTTGTCTGGGAAAAGTCAGTCCTGTACAGCTGATGGTGTTAACTCTGTTTGGAATCACCTTATTTGCAGTAGAAGAGTACATCATCCTCTATCTTTTGAAT GCCAAAGATGCTGGTGGCTCCATGGTCATCCACACATTTGGAGCATATTATGGTCTGACAATATCGTGGGTGCTCTATCGACCAACTTTAAACCAGAACAAACGTCTGCAAGGATCCACTTACCACTCTGATGTCTTTGCTATGATTG GCACTCTCTTCCTCTGGATGTACTGGCCCAGTTTCAACTCTGCCATTGCACATCATGGAGATGGGCAACACCGAGCTGCCATCAACACGTACCTGGCCTTGGCATCCAGCGTCCTCTCTACCTTCGCCATATCTAGTCTTTCTGCCAAGAAGGGCAAATTAGACATG GTTCATATCCAGAATGCCACCCTGGCTGGAGGTGTTGCAATGGGAACTGCAGCTGAATTTATGATCACACCATATGGCTCACTTATTGTTGGCTTCCTCTGTGGGCTCATCTCTACTTTTGGCTACCTAGTGTTAACT CCATTCCTCGAGAAAACCTTGAAGATCCAGGACACTTGTGGGGTCCATAATTTACATGCCATGCCAGGAGTCCTTGGAGCAATTGTAGGTGCCATTACAGCTGCCAGTGCCAGCGAGTCTGTCTATTCACATGAAGG ATTGATCAGCACATTTGGATTCACGGGTAAATTTGCAACAAGGTCGCCACAAACACAGGGAGGCTATCAGGCTGCTGCTCTTTTTGTGGCTCTTGCCTTTGCACTAGTTGGCGGAGCAATAGTGG GTTTTATCCTGAAACTGCCTATATGGGGAGACCCAGCTGATGATAACTGCTTTGATGATGAAGTGTATTGGGAG CTACCTGAAGATGAAGAACATATCTCGCCAATCCTGGAATACAACAACCACTTTGCTAACAAACAATCTGATACATGTAT GTCAGAGTCCAGCTTCTCCGTAGAGCAGAGCTAA